The Maniola jurtina chromosome 1, ilManJurt1.1, whole genome shotgun sequence genome has a window encoding:
- the LOC123867223 gene encoding uncharacterized protein LOC123867223, whose protein sequence is MEGLINVQLDLHNSIKRDLSNFKKSAKERISKEYVEIRSESLETDWLSFRANHAKLFEISQPDILASTQYVVKEIYDITKDHYFNYKSLLIRTLNQLRSTESQSSPSTNSDKVSPLVKLPKITIPIFSGSYSEWTTFRDLFVSLVHNNTDLDNVQKLNYLKAHITGEAEQLIRHTPITSANYSRCWSLLEQRYNNKKYLAKCIFKRLFSIKQMNTESASGLKDLIDTTIDCLNALKNIDIDVSTWDIIIIHIVTFKLDSETRKQWELHISSLVDSNQLPTLEQFKTFMENRFRALEFVDSKKPSVQYNSGSSSKPRSFKATNTSVMRCEYCSEQHKLCFCKRFAGEDIATRRDFVAKNSICVNCLGSNHISSQCRNPGSCRICKSRHHSLLHQEIESTASSSTAEKPVESTSTLTNTPPIVSCLSTQRISSCGQVLLPTALVNTESEAGKDHILRVLLDQGSQASFITEAAVQLLRLKKTPVSGMITGLGGNKAIRSKYVVTIKLRSRTNQDNNIQVTAYVLKNITTFLPERQVHNLDWTELKNLQLADPHFNTPKAIDMLLGANIYSQTVQEGIKKSRNGKLIAQRTTLGWILSGTVNEQFNKNNEDTPKISVMHAQVTETKNSKRIEVEQKFKPRTPNRTDEGRNRTRHLNVTKTQPSDKRLSKNLDLKQIEHNRNLQLGHIKSVNINDRENNETVYLPHHAFVRNDKTTLKEQAEKWNNNKVDILTSIYKKEDQENIQNHTQENDKQQQDTLSKGKHKQNTMEKNKQSKISLKIKKDMKNKNEY, encoded by the coding sequence ATGGAAGGACTAATAAATGTGCAGTTAGATTTACATAATTCAATTAAAAGGGATTTATCCAATTTTAAGAAAAGTGCAAAAGAAAGAATAAGCAAAGAGTACGTAGAAATTAGATCGGAAAGTTTAGAAACAGATTGGTTATCTTTTAGAGCAAATCATGCTAAATTGTTTGAAATTTCACAACCAGATATTTTGGCAAGTACACAGTATGTTGTAAAAGaaatttatgatattactaaagaTCACTATTTCAATTATAAATCTCTCTTAATAAGAACTTTGAATCAACTTAGGTCAACAGAAAGTCAGTCAAGTCCTAGTACAAATAGTGATAAGGTCAGCCCGTTAGTAAAGCTTCCAAAAATTACTATTCCAATCTTTTCGGGTAGTTATTCAGAATGGACAACATTTCGTGATTTATTCGTTTCTCTTGTTCACAATAATACTGATTTAGACAATGtacaaaagttaaattatttgaaagcTCACATAACGGGTGAGGCAGAGCAGTTAATAAGGCATACACCAATTACTAGTGCAAATTACAGTCGATGCTGGTCTCTATTAGAACAAAggtacaacaataaaaaatacttagcgAAATGCATCTTTAAACGCTTGTTTAGCATTAAACAGATGAACACTGAGTCAGCATCCGGTCTAAAAGACCTTATAGACACCACCATAGACTGCTTGAAtgccttaaaaaatatagacattGATGTTAGCACATGGgatattatcataattcatATTGTTACTTTCAAACTCGATTCCGAAACACGGAAACAGTGGGAGCTACATATTTCTAGTTTAGTCGATTCGAATCAATTGCCAACCTTAgaacaatttaaaacttttatggaAAACCGTTTTCGCGCTTTAGAATTTGTAGATTCTAAAAAACCTTCAGTACAGTACAACAGTGGTTCTAGTTCAAAACCAAGGTCTTTTAAAGCTACAAATACCTCAGTTATGCGCTGTGAGTATTGTTCAGAGCAACACAAATTGTGTTTTTGTAAAAGGTTTGCTGGTGAAGATATCGCAACAAGGCGTGACTTTGTGGCCAAGAATTCAATTTGCGTGAACTGTTTAGGCAGCAATCACATATCTTCTCAGTGCAGAAATCCTGGATCCTGCAGGATTTGTAAATCGCGTCACCATTCCCTTTTGCATCAAGAGATCGAGAGCACAGCTTCCAGTTCAACGGCAGAAAAACCTGTTGAGAGTACTAGCACTTTAACTAATACTCCACCAATAGTTTCATGTCTTTCAACTCAAAGGATTTCCAGTTGCGGTCAGGTTTTACTTCCTACGGCATTAGTAAACACCGAGTCTGAAGCTGGTAAGGATCATATCCTCAGAGTTTTGTTAGATCAAGGATCGCAGGCCAGTTTTATAACTGAGGCTGCAGTCCAGCTGTTGCGTCTTAAGAAGACTCCTGTAAGCGGAATGATTACTGGACTAGGAGGAAACAAAGCCATACgatcaaaatatgtagttaccaTCAAATTAAGATCAAGGACAAACCAGGACAACAACATACAGGTCACAGCTTACGTGCTGAAGAACATAACTACGTTTTTACCGGAACGTCAAGTGCATAACTTGGACTGGACAGAATTAAAGAACTTACAACTAGCAGATCCCCATTTTAACACTCCTAAGGCTATTGATATGCTGTTGGGTGCTAATATTTATAGCCAAACAGTACAAGAAGGCATAAAGAAGAGCCGTAATGGGAAACTTATAGCACAAAGAACAACATTAGGGTGGATTCTGTCTGGCACAGTTAACGAACAATTTAACAAGAACAACGAGGACACTCCGAAAATATCGGTTATGCATGCTCAGGTCACTGaaactaaaaattcaaaacggaTAGAAGTAGAGCAAAAGTTCAAACCAAGAACACCAAATAGGACAGATGAAGGTCGCAATCGGACACGACACCTGAACGTAACCAAAACCCAACCATCAGACAAAAGGCTATCGAAGAATTTAGATCTGAAACAAATAGAACACAACAGAAATTTACAATTAGGCCATATAAAATCTGTAAACATAAATGACAGAGAAAATAATGAAACTGTCTACTTACCACATCATGCATTCGTAAGAAACGATAAGACAACCTTAAAAGAACAAGCTGAAAAATGGAATAACAATAAAGTAGATATATTAACAAGCATATATAAGAAAGAAGATCAAGAGAACATACAAAACCACACACAAGAAAACGACAAGCAACAGCAAGACACCTTAAGCAAGGGTAAGCACAAACAGAACACAATGGAAAAGAACAAACAGAGCAAAATTAGCCTCAAGATCAAAAAAGACATGAAGAACAAAAATGAAtattag